One Besnoitia besnoiti strain Bb-Ger1 chromosome VIII, whole genome shotgun sequence DNA segment encodes these proteins:
- a CDS encoding hypothetical protein (encoded by transcript BESB_082470) has product MTNHLDPIGCPDNPGAPPHDNALTLMENLLQGRPEEQVADECLRDPAGSLMRRLSTSTWASELDYSQDSTAASGAPAGTSGLPPPLDMGVRVNQVSLGDIGFYGIPLSGLDLWTTDQFANSGVGLAGVDALSQSNGAAQLDAGTRELPNNLSYFLSREAAPEPVAAGVQVPPGSSPDVSALQQAEPLVTTPCDCSERESRRHRGSSHPLHAVFQKQSSEQSLRKRIRIPEPGPNADPAESADYMCGPPKVGSIANTAEERQETEQPYALLPFDPARAFETLSLEQPCIRYQRFYDQLGRAGGRRDDQEALPYHDPAPLVDVKYETVNLGEYDMCEVVVSWHLPRLTASPDRPADAVPIRRVFGINAGMTLFNLHRIICISMGLSDDSQASAFNHVWVLPSNNTYGGGPLTKSRASRVARVKVTTDRAVEYRHSITVSLDSSSRVVATPESVLLYVLGCVQLHVQLAGVMRNRTKQNSLIWVPRCIANGTYGTGPPSGTDWNSSAEICNHIPSFQVDVHKINTQFIDTRFSKNTSFSRRTKMIRAEGIDEDILRCYSESIHDFWQDPERVRDLSVRVTRQSMSGTKRRCLESRRSQRSLEHEEYCEDGSHAQEHATPSAELLAWAHACEPAVAADQPALGSLAWHDSPAPFQPFVSFPSFDVAHYADLQGDPSTFLGISSCPSPFVSLPFPFPFSSDTIPSSPPSPSTVAPLAQTCVPHENLKEESGAAHAVKPSEDSSSICAVAEPPNAGVSANVERAGASHGVRRNRRATKKTAQGNTANDAQAPAETPDPDLTPALDAAALSLPQPSSLGASHTQDGALSKTLCETRTAWGSDPSPEGSCCSTDPGDRDVADIHLLTGSLQEDSKGVSFSCLPGFAESGDSSQLTGDQGVAAADRPSIPQLWSTVQFVLRDDGSKTLEPKNPEVRTAC; this is encoded by the exons ATGACGAACCACCTCGACCCTATTGGATGCCCTGATAATCCAGGAGCTCCTCCTCACGACAACGCTCTGACTTTGATGGAAAATCTGTTGCAAGGCAGACCGGAGGAACAGGTCGCTGATGAATGCCTCCGCGATCCTGCTGGATCTTTAATGCGGCGTCTGTCCACCAGCACGTGGGCAAGTGAACTCGATTACTCTCAAGATTCCACTGCAGCCAGCGGTGCACCTGCAGGCACGTCGGGCCTACCACCACCTCTGGATATGGGGGTTAGGGTCAATCAAGTTTCCTTGGGAGATATTGGTTTCTACGGGATCCCACTCTCGGGGTTAGACCTCTGGACTACGGATCAGTTCGCAAATTCTGGGGTGGGACTAGCTGGCGTCGATGCGCTGTCTCAGTCGAATGGGGCCGCCCAGCTGGATGCGGGCACTAGGGAACTTCCTAATAATTTGTCGTACTTTCTTTCtagagaggcagcgccggagCCCGTGGCGGCAGGTGTACAAGTTCCACCGGGGTCGTCTCCTGATGTATCTGCGCTGCAACAGGCTGAGCCCTTGGTAACTACTCCGTGCGACTGTAGCGAGAGGGAATCGCGGCGACACCGTGGCAGCAGTCATCCGCTTCACGCGGTCTTCCAAAAGCAATCCTCAGAGCAGTCGTTGCGTAAGCGCATACGCATCCCAGAGCCGGGGCCCAACGCTGATCCGGCCGAGAGCGCTGATTATATGTGTGGGCCGCCGAAGGTCGGAAGCATCGCAAATACCGCAGAAGAACGACAGGAAACCGAGCAGCCTTATGCGCTGTTACCCTTTGATCCAGCCAGGGCGTTCGAGACTCTATCGCTGGAGCAACCCTGTATTCGATACCAGCGTTTTTATGACCAGCTAGGTCGGGCAGGCGGCCGGCGTGACGATCAGGAGGCATTGCCTTATCACGACCCAGCCCCGTTGGTGGATGTGAAATATGAGACCGTGAACCTTGGAGAATATGACATGTGTGAGGTTGTCGTGAGCTGGCACTTGCCACGCTTGACGGCGTCACCGGATCGGCCAGCAGATGCTGTTCCCATACGGCGGGTGTTCGGAATCAACGCGGGCATGACACTTTTCAACCTCCATCGGATCATATGCATCTCGATGGGGCTTTCAGACGAC TCACAGGCGTCCGCTTTCAACCATGTTTGGGTTCTGCCGAGTAATAACACATACGGAGGAGGACCCCTGACAAAGTCTCGCGCTAGCAGAGTCGCTCGTGTAAAGGTCACAACGGACCGGGCTGTTGAGTACAGGCACAGCATCACGGTGTCGCTCGACAGTAGCTCCCGGGTGGTTGCGACGCCGGAATCAGTTCTCCTTTACGTCCTGGGATGCGTCCAGCTTCACGTGCAGCTCGCCGGAGTCATGAGGAACAGGACAAAGCAGAATTCACTCATATGG GTCCCCCGCTGCATCGCCAATGGAACGTATGGCACGGGGCCACCTTCTGGAACAGACTGGAATAGCTCCGCAGAGATCTGCAACCATATCCCTTCTTTTCAGGTCGATGTGCATAAAATAAACAC GCAGTTTATTGACACTCGGTTCTCAAAAAATACGTCATTTTCAAGACGTACGAAGATGATCCGCGCGGAG GGGATCGATGAAGATATTCTGCGGTGCTATAGCGAGTCCATTCACGACTTCTGGCAGGATCCAGAGCGGGTTCGGGACCTTTCTGTGCGAGTGACACGCCAGTCGATGAGTGGCACGAAACGCAGGTGTCTGGAAAGCCGCAGATCGCAAAGAAGCCTCGAGCACGAGGAATACTGCGAAGATGGCTCACACGCGCAGGAGCACGCGACTCCTTCTGCCGAGCTCTTGGCGTGGGCACATGCCTGCGAGCCTGCAGTGGCAGCTGACCAGCCGGCGCTTGGGTCTCTTGCCTGGCACGACTCGCCCGCGCCATTTCAGCCTTTCGTATCTTTTCCGAGTTTCGACGTGGCTCACTACGCGGATCTCCAAGGCGATCCATCAACGTTTCTCGGCATCTCCTCATGCCCCAGTCCTTTCGTTTCGCTGCCCTTTCCGTTCCCGTTCAGTAGCGATACCATcccctcgtctcctccgtcgccttccacAGTAGCGCCCCTAGCTCAGACGTGCGTGCCCCACGAGAATCTGAAGGAGGAATCTGGAGCTGCACACGCTGTCAAACCTTCTGAGGACTCCAGCAGCATCTGCGCGGTGGCCGAACCCCCGAACGCGGGTGTCTCAGCGAACGTAGAGAGGGCCGGTGCGAGTCACGGTGTGCGGCGGAATCGCCGGGCTACGAAGAAGACTGCGCAAGGCAACACCGCCAACGACGCTCAGGCTCCGGCGGAGACTCCGGACCCCGACCTCACACCTGCCTTggacgctgccgcgctctCCCTTCCCCAACCTTCCAGTCTCGGTGCATCTCACACACAAGACGGCGCCCTTTCAAAAACTCTGTGTGAGACGCGCACAGCGTGGGGCAGCGACCCTTCTCCAGAAGGGTCCTGCTGCTCGACTGATCCGGGTGACCGCGATGTCGCGGATATTCACTTGCTAACAGGTTCACTTCAGGAAGACTCCAAGGGAGTCTCCTTCTCATGTCTTCCAGGCTTCGCCGAATCCGGGGACTCAAGCCAGCTCACAGGTGATCAAggtgtcgccgccgctgaccGGCCTTCGATCCCGCAACTTTGGAGCACTGTCCAATTTGTCTTGAGAGATGATGGGAGCAAAACACTAGAACCGAAGAACCCAGAGGTTCGGACTGCATGCTAA
- a CDS encoding hypothetical protein (encoded by transcript BESB_082480) gives MTSRALALSELRRLYARLRSLAAVWALLPVCAVALSHATPCSNAAFFARWGGGRRLEGRPFAPQPPFSITSAEASNSMNCVRCLFPGNIKTPAAPQGASDAASSPACPAACLRNGAQRIPSLPAPPVGSAHPTCFILSPSGALCLDSSAQNSSRLSTRSSSFVHAGLPSSMPHSSRSPFSPLGVSSVFKLGSRPPLLPAPGASWSGALRSVRASDGRLVVSGDSRDAGDAAAGSARLEAPLGAGSSALSRFAGSAAVGAPPYSSPSAPVPAPADPVRPGPLTSDMSLAGRRMEIDPSGPLGQMQTLLREGIYKAGAYIQAWPQNDERDVDMLVTKLDETAAISPGQKTVVQLPLRERERIVRHMRATRSATIFLGYVDYREEGDVEIDQPQEGRSALTGPPPSGQGTKDDYMLIGYGAIAEPTEIHMLDKSGEIGLRIMGRVKIVSVLEASETNFRVRVLPHRDESRREGFVNPLVSRENIKALYSLYDRVNKTELLFRKLEGKMHQAHLVSLRPRLEDKVDEFINETSGATEQDIGEWVSFCAMDHHIDARARCWAMAQQDTELRLDVVRRSLEDKLRQLQAEVKSLKDQPGARDPDDVMRSISEEMPLNIKL, from the exons ATGACGTCTCGTGCACTGGCCCTGTCGGAGCTGCGTAGACTGTATGCGCGCCTCcgttcgctggcggcggttTGGGCTCTTCTGCCGGTGTGTGCGGTCGCTCTATCGCACGCTACCCCTTGCTCAAACGCTGCTTTCTTCGCTCGTTggggaggaggcagacgcctggAGGGGAGACCTTTCGCGCCGCAACCGCCCTTCTCCATCACGTCAGCGGAGGCGTCGAACTCGATGAACTGCGTCCGCTGTCTGTTCCCCGGGAACATCAAAACGCCCGCCGCTCCCCAAGGCGCTTCTGACGCAGCATCTTCGCCCGCGTGCCCagctgcgtgtctgcgcaACGGAGCCCAAAGGATTccttcgctgccggcgcctcctgtgGGGTCTGCGCATCCGACCTGTTTCatcctctcgccctccggcgctctctgtctcgaTTCCTCCGCACAGAATTCAAGTCGCCTCTCGACTCGAAGTTCGTCCTTTGTTCACGCTGGATTGCCGTCTAGTATGCCCCACTCCTCTCGCTCACCTTTCTCTCCGCTGGGCGTCTCTTCGGTTTTCAAGCTTggcagccgcccgccgcttctccctGCCCCAGGGGCCTCGTGGTCAGGCGCCCTGCGGTCGGTCCGCGCCTCAGACGGCCGGCTGGTCGTGTCGGGGgacagccgcgacgccggcgatgcggctgcgggctctgcgcgcctcgaggcgcctCTTGGGGC CGGCTCGTCGGCACTCTCCCGCTTCGCCGGCTCTGCCGCGGTGGGCGCGCCTCCGTAcagctcgccctctgcgccggtgcctgcgccagcagacCCCGTGCGCCCAGGGCCGCTGACGTCGGACATGTCCCTCGCAGGGCGCAGAATGGAAATCGACCCCAGCGGGCCTCTGGGGCAGatgcagacgctgctgcgcgaggggATCTACAAGGCTGGCGCCTACATCCAGGCGTGGCCGCAGAACGACGAACGCGACGTCGACATGCTGGTCACCAAACTCGACGAAACTGCCGCCATC TCTCCGGGGCAGAAGACTGTGGTCCAGCTGCCGCTTCGTGAGCGCGAGCGTATCGTGCGGCATATGCGGGCGACGCGATCGGCGACGATCTTTTTGGGGTACGTGGACTAccgggaggaaggcgacgtgGAGATTGACCAGCCGCAGGAAGGACGCAGCGCGCTGACGggaccgccgccttcgggACAAGGCACCAAAGACGACTACATGCTCATTGGATACGGCGCGATCGCGGAGCCGACGGAGATCCACATGCTGGACAAGAGCGGCGAAATTGGGCTGCGAATCATGGGGCGCGTGAAAATCGTCTCTGTGCTAGAGGCATCCGAAACGAACTTCCGG GTTCGCGTACTGCCACACAGGGACGAGAGCAGACGAGAAGGCTTTGTGAACCCTCTGGTGTCACGCGAAAATATCAAGGCACTGTATAGCTTGTACGACCGCGTAAACAAGACGGAGCTTCTTTTCCG GAAGCTAGAAGGGAAAATGCACCAAGCCCATCTCGTGTCACTGCGGCCGCGCTTGGAGGACAAAGTGGACGAATTCATCAATGAGACTTCCGGCGCCACTGAGCAAGACATCGGCGAATGGGTGTCTTTCTGTGCCATGGATCATCACATAGATGCCCGAGCCAG GTGTTGGGCAATGGCACAGCAGGACACCGAGCTGCGACTCGATGTCGTGAGAAGGTCTTTAGAGGACAAACTCCGGCAGCTACAGGCGGAAGTGAAAAGCCTCAAAGACCAGCCAGGCGCACGTGATCCAGACGACGTCATGAGGTCCATTTCTGAGGAGATGCCTCTCAACATCAAGCTGTGA